The DNA region GAGGCAGCCTTTGGTGGGTTTCTGGAGGGACTAGTGCATGAAGGGTGGGCCATCTCCCACCCCAGCTGAACCCACCATCAGTGAGGTCTGCGCTCACTAATGGGGTGTGGAAATGGACTAGCTTTTACCCGGGGTGTCACAAAATGCCCAGGTCTTGGGAGGCGCTGGCTGAGACCAGGGTTGGCCCAAGGCCGTGACATTCCGGGTTTCCATACCACCTTGCTGACACCTGGAGAGCTCAACACTGCCCTCACCATTGCCTCCCCAGCAGCAGCATCACCAGCTCTCAGCCAGCCTGCCAGAAGAGGGAAAGCATCCTTCCTAAGGAACAGAGGGGGCACGGAGGCTCAGAGACAGACCTACAcagcagaggtgggagaggacGCGCTGACCTCCACCTTGGTCTGCCTGACGCCAGAGACCACGCTGGTGCTTGTACCCCCACCCACCAGGCCAGGCTCCCACCCAGGAGGGGGCAAGCTGAGCCAGTGACATCTTCCCAGCAGACCTCACACAGCATCCCAAAGCCATCAGCTGTCTAGGGCTCCACAACCCAAGGCACAGTCACACATCATGGGGGCCTGAGCTTGTGAAACTTCCTCTCCTGTGAGCTGTGTCTTCACtccctgaccactgaccctggcaGGAAGCTCCTCTTCTGGCTGTCCCCTCCCCCATGGGTTAGGGACAGGCAAACAGTCTGGCCTTCAGGCTCCACCCCAGGTGTCCCTGTCAATCAGGAAGACTCAGACACCACTGATGTTAAAACagtgaaggaggagggggaggcacCCAGAAAACGGCTCATGTTCCTCACTTCTCAGACCATCATCTCCCTTGACACATCAGGGATCTCCAGAGATGAGCCAACAGGAGAGATAGATGGCCTGATGTCCATAAAGATATGCAAACCCACCCAAGAGTATAGGGGGAAAGAGAGGGGTCTATTCTGGGCATTGGGTCCCCCAATCCTGGAGGCCTAGAAGGCTCCCATCTGCCATCTGCAAGGGGAGAACCAGGAAGGCAGAGCTACAGTCCAAGTCCAAGGTCCTGAGATCAGGAGCTCCAGTGTCCCAGGGCCAGAGAACCTCATGAAGCTCCCAATTCAGGAGGAGAGTGCATCCACCCTTCCCCCACCTGCTTGTCCTATTTGGGACTCCCAAGGTTGCCTGAGGCTTGCCCACACTGACCAGGGCagtcttccttatttatttatttattttttggtacggTGGATTAGAACCagggatattttaccactgagctacatccccagtcctttttatttttattttttatttggagacagggtcttgttgagttgcttagggagggcctcacttagttgcacAAAGGATGGCCTGgcacttgaacttgggatcctcctgcctcagcctgcctagtcactgggattacaggctgcccCACAGCTGTCCAGGGCAACCTTCCTTACTTGGTCTATGGATTGGAAGGCTTATCTCTTCCAGAAAGACCCTCACAGACCCAGCCAGCAACTGTGTCTTACCAGCTTCTGGGCCTCTCCTGACCACCAAGTTGACACATGATCAACCCTCGCGCTGCCAGTCACAGGCTTTCCCTGAATCCTGGACTTGCTATGGCTTAGATTAGCACCTTGTCTTTGTCCAGTTAGCCTAGGACACGGAACCATCCTGTGGTTGGCAGTGCCACTCATGTTCAGGAGGAGCAAGATGAGGCCAGAGTTGGGCCAGGGCTCTGGGAGTGGAAAGGAAGAGAGTAAATTGAAAAGGATTAATAAAGTAGAATCAGAAGGGCTCAGTGACCAGCTGGGCATGGAGGCCAGGTTTTGCCTGTAGGGGAGTCACACACCACAGGTGGAACAAACTCTcattaaaatcaattaattaattatgtttgCAGCActagggactgagcccagggtctcctgcatgtAGGCAAGACCTCTACCCTGAGAGataccccagccctgttttctttcttgttcctcTCTTTGGTGCTGGGGTAggacccaggggtgcctaaccactgaccTACCTCCCGGGctccccttttttaaatatttattttttacttgtagttgaacacaacacctttattttatgtatttatttttatgtggttctgaggatcgaacccagggccttacaggtgctaggcaaaggctctactgctgagccacaatccagcccccATCGGggccctttttaagttttatgctgagggctggggatgtggctcaagcggtagcacactcgcctggcatgcgtgcggccctggttggatcatcagcaccacgtaccaacaaagatgttgtgtccacctagaactaaaaaataaatattaaaaaaaaattctctctctctctctttataataaataaataaataaataaagatctttcCCCAACACACTCTACTTCACATGCTCTGTCATCTATTGGTTAGCgagtttttgttcttgttgttgttgttgttgtttttcaattataCTTAAAAGATATATCCCGTTTCCCatctaaaaatattcaatttcgAAGGTTTTTGGAAGATTCCGTACTTTCCAAACATATAATATGTGCTCTGATTTTCCTATATTTGAGACCAAACTGATTATAGGGTCCACAAAGACCCAGGAGCAGGGAGCAGGACCTGGCGACCTGAGACTCCCGCCCCCAGCGCGCACGTGCGCTTTCAGCCTGCCCCGCCCCTGCCCCGCGCCCCGTTCCGCCTCATTGGCCGGTGCTCCCACAGACACGCCCACCCCCGCCCTTCCATTGGGCGCTGGAGTCAGGGACTTCGACTGGAGGCTGGGGCACCGCTATAAAAGGCGTGATGAGGAGCAGCTCAGGACTCCTGGCACAGTTCTTCCTGTGCACCTTCGCGTAACCTCCTGGCGGCTTTTCCCGACCATATGGACCCCGGACGCCAGCTCCAAGGCGCTCAGGAGGGCCCTGCCTCGCCCTCACCTGTATCATCCTCCACCCGGAGGAGGCGGTCCTCTCGGGTACCGCGTGGATCCGCAGGTGAGGGGGGAGCAGCGGACCTGTGGGCATGGGCCCAAGGGCCAGCCCCTGGAGGGCTGGATGCGTTGAAGAAAGAGTTTGAcacctctctctttccctgccctccctccctccccatctcccctcCTAGGAGCTGCAGCTGGGCAGACGCGACCCGGAATCCTCGCCGTGTGAGTGCTTAGCCTTGGCATCTGGAAAGGGAATCCGGGGCTTCCGAGGGCGCCAAGCTCGGCCTGGGCGAGTGGAGTGGAGGGTCGGCGCCTGGACGTGCGCTGCTGTTTTCCAACCAAACACCCCTGACTGGGCCCTCAAGACGGGCTTTAGGACCTCGGGCCCCTTACTCCCCTCCACCTGCAGAACTGGGATCCTTTCTTCCTGTCCATTTAGGAAGCGCTTCACAATCAAAGACTTTGAAATCGGGCGTCCTCTGGGCAAGGGCAGATTTGGGAATGTCTACCTGGCTCGACTGAAGAAGAACCATTTCATCGTGGCCCTGAAGGTCCTCTTCAAGTCCCAGATCGAGAAGGCGGGACTGGAGCACCAGCTGCGCAGGGAAATCGAGATCCAGGCGCACCTACGGTAAGGACAGGCTGTGCCTGCGCCTCTCACGCTGGCTCTCTACGCCGGTTTCCCCTTCCTGCTGCACATCCCAACTCCTGTCCCACTGCCCCCAAGTAAGCCCTGGGCCTTGATTTTTCTGTGCTGCTCATCCTAGTTCAACCATATAAAGTTTCCTCCCTGGGTGGACATCCCAATCCTGACCACGGTCCCTGACCCCAGCACAGTTTGCCCCTTGTGTGACCAGTCACTGGTGATAGCAGCAGTTTTGGGCTCAGGGAGAAGTTTGACCCACCCTCCGTCCCTCCTGCAGACACCCGAACATCCTACGCCTCTACAACTATTTCTATGACTCTACCCGGATATACCTGATTCTGGAGTTTGCTCCCAGGGGTGAGCTCTACAACTTGCTGCAGAGAAGCGGCCCCTTGGATGAGCAGCGCACAGCCACGGTGAgggggcctgggctctgggggCCTTGGGCTCACTGCCCGcctgtggtggggtggggggctctgGCTGGTCAGATTGCCTTATAAGTTGATTTCTGAACTTTATTCTGAGAATTTTAGATAGTGAATAATCCTCACATTTTGATACTTTAGTTACCCTAAGTGTATCCAGAATATTACTTGTATGTGTAAAAGTTGAAGTCATTTCTTGAATCTGACTCTACTCTCTTGTACAATATAAGGAGCCAAAAACACTTATTGAAAGGCTATGAGGGATATACTGAATAAATGTATGGAACTCATAActagaggtttttttgtttttgtattgtggGTGGGGGATGgattctgagaattgaactcaggggcactcaaccactgagccacatccccagccctgttttgtatttcatttagacacagggtctcactgagttgcttagtgcgtcaccattgctgaggctggctttgaactcattctctccctgcctcagcccccagagcctctgggattacaggcatgcaccactgtgcccagcagtaaCTGGAGATTTCTAGAGGGCACCAGGACAGGACCCACAGCCATGGCCATGCCAACAGTGGTGGCTGGCAGCTTGCTATCAGGATGAATGACCCCACTTAGCCTCCTGGTTCTCCTATTCCCTCTGGGGCTCAAGTCTTGGGAGATGGTGATTGGCTCAGTGGAGGTTCTGTCTGGCTACTTGCTGTGGGAGGGCAATAGGACCTGTCCAGTTCAACATCCATCCTTTCCCCTTCCCAAACTGGACCTCTGGTGCCACTAAAAGGTGGTGTTGGGGTGAGTTGCAGAGAGCAAGATTCTTCTGCACTCCCAAGGTTCAGGAGGAGCATTCTGTCTGATGGGAAGTGTGGAAGGCTTGCCTTTCAGATGTCTTCACTTTGTTCACAGATAATGGAGGAGTTGGCAGACGCCCTGACATACTGCCACAACAATAAAGTGATTCACAGGGACATTAAGCCAGAGAATCTGCTGCTGGGGCTGATGGGTGAGGTGAAGATTGCAGACTTTGGCTGGTCTGTGCACGCCCCCTCCCTCAGGTAGGTCAGATAGTGGTTGGGTGGGCCCCGGGTGCCAGTCAAGAGTGGTCCAGTTGAATTCATTGCAAATGTAAGACCCAGATACAACCTGGGTTTGTACCTGAACACTGccattttttaagtagaaaatggTCAAATATTTCCTGGGCTGGAGATGTTCCTGAGTGGTAGagggtctctgggttcaatcctcagtactgcaactTAATGACTTATTGTGGTCCAACTGgaacttttattttctgatctTTGTTAATGTGTGACTTTAGCAATAAGATTTCATGTAAATACCTAATAACTTATGAACCATTGCCGCATACTTCCAGCAGTGTGTTGTTCTATAAGAATAGATTAGAATCCATTCACTGGGTCCTTAATGTACCATCACTCTGTTTCTTGATGCTGAGAATATTTTTGTGAAAGTGTTCTGGATCATGAGCTAAATGATTGCATGAATTTCAACACACGTTTTTATGGTCCCGGTACTTGCTTTCTCTGTACCTTGGTCCATGATAAACGTTGGTGTCTTCAAACCCTGGTGCTTGGGCGGGGACTTCCAGGATTCCCCTGATCTGGGCCTCTGCACAGtgctcccctctccctccaccaGGAGACAGACTATGTGTGGGACTCTGGACTACTTGCCCCCAGAAATAGTGGAAGGCAGGACCTACGATGAGAAGGTGGACCTGTGGTGCGTCGGGGTGCTCTGCTACGAGCTGCTGGTGGGACGGCCACCCTTTGAGAGCCCCTCTCAGAGCGAGACCCAGAGGCGCATCCTCAAGGTGGGATGGCCACACAGCGGGCATATACGGGGAGCTGGGTGGGGGCAGCTGCTGAGCCTGGGGGGGACTGGGGCACACACATGAGGTTACCTGCTAGGTCCCCGAGGAGTGCCTCGAAGAGGCACAGAGAACATGGAGCAAAGGAATGAACCAGACTTCCCTTGTTTCTCCTTGGCCTCATCAGGTGGATGTGACTTTTCCCGCCTCAATGCCCGAGGGGGCCCAGGACTTGGTCTCCAAGCTTCTGAGATACGAGCCCTCAGAGCGGCTTCCCCTGGCTCAGGTcctggagcacccctgggtgaAGGCTCACTCCCGGAGGGTGTTTCCTCCCGGTTTTCAGAAGACTTCCTGAGCCCATCTACCTCTGTCCTTCGTGTGCACCCAGGGAAGGCTTCCtccttgtctttttaaatataggaTGCTAACTAATAAAGACTTGAGTCATTTATAACAAAGGCTTTTTGGTTCTGTGCATTCATGCGCAACTGGGcagtgtgttttttgttttgttttttggaatcgGGAAAACTGCCCGATGGGGCGCTCTTGGCCTTGGAGATGGTGAAGATGTGGTTCCATGGTCGAGTACCCccgagctcaatccccagtaccttaaaaaaaagaagagaaagagaagcacaGGACTCCTGTCTTAGAGGCTGTGTTCTGCCCATGAGCAGGAAAGGTGGCTTGGAAGGAGGGGACTGGAAGTCCACCTCCCTGGGTTCTCTGTTGGAGGGAAATTTCACTTGTTAACTTGGGAGGCAGTCACTCTGGCTCTTCAGGCACCATCCCCTAAACCTGGATGACTTCATGCCTATGGTGGGTGTgcactcaaggacagataaaccTGCCTAAAAGGGGGAAGAAAGGGAGTGCTCTTTCCCCTGATATTagggaggagctgggagagaggaagacaaaaaatgtccattttaaaaataggtgacAGTGGCAGAGCATCAAGAGCTCCCTTCAGAGCATAAAGTGGGCACTGTTGCAGGAGGACTGCATGTTtgtgggaaatttagcaagaccgtgtctTGATACCTAGAACATAGTATTGATACCTAGAACATACCTAGGAAGAAATACCATGATGCAGATTTGTTCCTTGCTGGGTGCAGAGGTGAGCAGCTCTActcccagaggctgggaggcccaggcaggattgcaagtttgaaacaAGACTCAGCAATTGAGCCAGGCCCTAAGCTATTTAGGGAGATCTACTTCAaaacacagagggctggggatgtggcttagaggttaaGTGCTGCTGGGTCCAACCTGTGGTGTCAAAATCCTCTCCttgactcttttctctttttggttctagggattgaatccaaggtgTTTACCCTTAGGTATTTCTACTACACTAGCTCCTTCTCCAGCACTGACCTAATCTTAATCTTACTCAGGGAACCTTCTCTGCTAAGCCTCAACCTGGCCGCCATCTTGTCTTTGACCCACCCAGCCAGGTCTTACCAAAGAATCCTGTCCAGTTATGTCCCTGATCTTGTTATCTAATCACTTCTGATGCCTGACCAAATTCCCCATCCCCCACTGGGACTTGACAAGAATCCTGCTGGGTCAGTTGAAGCAAGATCCCTGCAcccttgagagagagagagaatctatttatttttttagtttttggcggacacaacatctttgtatgtggtgctaaggatcgaacccgggccgcacacatgccaggtgagcgcgctactgcttgagccacatccccagccctgttcttggATGACAAATCCCATTTTGCCTTCTCTTTGGACTTGGACTCTGTCTGTCCCCCTGTTGGGATAGTCTTGACACCCCCTGCAGGGTGTTGAGTGAAGTCCTAACAAGCTGTGGACAGGGATGTAGCAAGAACAGACTGCATCCCCAGCATGTGGAGGCCCAGGATTACATCCAGCATTGCCAAGAAAGTCACCCTCACCCTGGGCAGGACCAGATAGTGGAACCTGtagggtgttttgtttttatttttggtacctgggaatgaacccagggtgcCGAATGACTGAACCACATTCCCTACCCTGTTTTTActatttagggtctcactgagttgcttaggacctcacaaacttgctgaggctgctcctgcctcagcctccccagccactgggattacacacatgGGCTGTAGGGCCTCCTAAATGCTGAAAGTCTTGCAGCTCACATGTCCTTGTCGGGATCACTCCACTCTGCATTGGAGGAAAGGAACCATGGAGAACAGGAAAAGCAATGAATGTGGCTGTGAGGTATCCACAGGCCTTGAATTTCATGGGTCAGAAACTGTTATTctgttgtttcttctttcttttttgtcaatagacctttatgttattcatttatatgtggtgctaagaatagaacccagggcctgacacatgctaggccagtgccctgccactgagccaccacctcagaCCCCCCAAAATGTTGTTCTTTACAATTTTTCCTTCAACACATTCAAAGGCCGATTTCAGGGCCCAGACCTAGATTCTCAcattctcaggaggctgaggcaggaggatcccaagttggatgCCAGCCACTTCAATGTACTGAGACCccattcaaaatgaaaacaataaagtcttgggacatagctcagtggcagagcaccacCTGGAtacaatttccagtaccaaagaCACAGACAAAATTCTCAGCTCAAGGGCAGTTCCATACCCAGTCCTGACTATAGGAGAGGGAGGGTGGTGAGCTCACATGGATGCACAGAATCTGGCCTGCTCTGAGGAGGTTCTCAATGCCCATTGGATGCCCTTCAGCTAAAGAGCAGGAAGAGGTCTCCTGTGCTATGACCCTCTGGATTGTCTCTGGCAGCAAGGGGACCAAGCACCTTGGGGACTCAGGTGTGTTGGTGGATGGGAGTTGTTGGGGAGGGGCCTTCTGTTGGTTCCCCGAGGTTGGTCTGAGGAAGCCTGGGAGCTGGCTGAGTCTCTGCAGATTTGCCCTGTCCCCAAGCAGGTGCCATTCCAAGCCTGGGTCTTCTGTGGACACCAAggtgggcttgggatgtggctcaagcagtagcgcgctcgcctggcatgcgtggggcccgggttcgatcctcagcaccgcataccaacaaagatgttgtgtcccccgagaactaaaaaaatagatattaaaaattctctctctctctctctctctctctcctctctcactctctctttacaaaaaaaaataataataaaatgtggaGCTGGGCCCAGTTGTGCATACCTGTGAGACCAgttgctgaggaggctgaggcaggaagatcaggagttcaaagctagtttcAACtctttagcaaggcccttagcaacttaggaagaccttgtctctaaataaagaataaaaagaactggaaaagtGGCTCCCTGGTAAcgtactcttgggttcaatccccagcatccacATAGATGAATTAAAATGAGTGGAGGAGCTAAGCATTGGAGGTCTGGCCTCCTATGTGTGAGGCCTTGAATTTGATTTTTCCCACTCTGGAAAAACAAGTTGATGATAATAATACCATGTGCTCCTTGTGCTCCAGCAAACTAACAACTGGGTCtgaagccaaaggaaaaaaaaaaaatttgtttttttgaaatcttttgtATGTACTACTTTATCCCCAGCACCTAGGATGCAGCCCAGCACACCTCAGGTGCTCAGTATGAATTAAGTGATATGCATTAAATCTTGGAGCTGTGTGGTACACAGATAACAAAATAGGTGGGCACCTCTGGCCTTCAGAACCAGTCAATCCAGTCAGCAAGGAACTTCCCCCACTCCCACGTTTTCCTAACTTCCCTCCCAGAGAAGGAAGTGTGAATCCAAGGGCGGGTTCCATTGTATACTGTGAATAGGACCCTCACCCACCTGAGCCTGAGCCTAAACAGGGGACTGGTAGGATTACAGCCAGCTGCACTGGGCAGGAAGGCATTTACTAAACTGTGGGAATCTTGACAAAAGAAAGCTTTGCCATTACCATTCAGAGAGCAGGCAGGCAAAGCCAGGGACTGGGTGGGGGTGCAGGCCTCAGGGCACAGGTCAGGACCAGGACCCAGGATCACTTGCAAATTAACT from Urocitellus parryii isolate mUroPar1 chromosome 15, mUroPar1.hap1, whole genome shotgun sequence includes:
- the LOC144250456 gene encoding aurora kinase C-like — its product is MTDLNDFRTAHPEVTPLQYVDDLLLAADTKENYTPTPALPLGAGVRDFDWRLGHRYKRRDEEQLRTPGTVLPVHLRVTSWRLFPTIWTPDASSKALRRALPRPHLYHPPPGGGGPLGYRVDPQELQLGRRDPESSPCECLALASGKGIRGFRGRQARPGRVEWRVGAWTKRFTIKDFEIGRPLGKGRFGNVYLARLKKNHFIVALKVLFKSQIEKAGLEHQLRREIEIQAHLRHPNILRLYNYFYDSTRIYLILEFAPRGELYNLLQRSGPLDEQRTATIMEELADALTYCHNNKVIHRDIKPENLLLGLMGEVKIADFGWSVHAPSLRRQTMCGTLDYLPPEIVEGRTYDEKVDLWCVGVLCYELLVGRPPFESPSQSETQRRILKVDVTFPASMPEGAQDLVSKLLRYEPSERLPLAQVLEHPWVKAHSRRVFPPGFQKTS